The Thermogemmata fonticola genome has a window encoding:
- the csrA gene encoding carbon storage regulator CsrA produces the protein MLVLTRRQGESIVIGNDIKITVVSLGPGRVKLGIEAPPQVRVDREEIHARIVQEQSADVLAAVASEATEDGNGPNTSQLSKTEVFSSVPRKPR, from the coding sequence ATGCTCGTGCTCACCCGTCGTCAAGGCGAGTCGATTGTAATCGGCAATGACATCAAAATCACTGTGGTGAGCTTAGGACCCGGGCGGGTAAAGCTAGGGATCGAAGCTCCGCCTCAAGTCCGAGTAGATCGGGAGGAAATCCACGCCCGGATCGTGCAGGAACAATCCGCGGATGTGTTGGCGGCGGTTGCTTCGGAAGCGACAGAAGATGGGAATGGTCCGAACACCTCCCAGCTCAGCAAGACGGAAGTTTTTTCGTCAGTCCCCCGGAAGCCCCGCTGA
- a CDS encoding HEAT repeat domain-containing protein has translation MPRWTILGIGGIWPLLSAGCAHTWDALTSQRFRDAPFATLRHLIQPEDSVAVLLADPPRSGDERASAWQRLSAERFHQCAPEQQVQLWHMLQHDATREASPWVRLSAIQALGRLPDPRTVGVLITAYHQADGYPEGYLPPTTASPHNSAVNTGTSAGRLPTRVGHDPLLALSGPRGFPPEWSNAIRCRALEALGQTQSVEAVRFLAAVAGAYPDNAVPGADERDVRLAAIRALSRCRQPEAVEALFQVLKNNTHSTDTALLHRTHEGLVRLTGRDLPPDPQSWQEVLQAGVTLAPEPAWWEEAADKVVQAVRWLR, from the coding sequence GTGCCACGCTGGACGATCCTGGGGATTGGCGGTATTTGGCCCCTACTGAGCGCCGGTTGTGCCCATACTTGGGACGCCCTAACCAGCCAGCGCTTTCGGGACGCTCCCTTCGCCACCTTACGGCATCTGATCCAACCGGAAGACTCTGTGGCGGTGCTTTTAGCGGATCCACCCCGAAGCGGGGATGAGCGCGCGTCTGCTTGGCAGCGCCTGAGTGCGGAACGGTTCCACCAGTGTGCTCCGGAGCAACAGGTGCAGTTATGGCACATGCTGCAACACGACGCCACGCGGGAAGCTAGCCCCTGGGTACGCCTCTCGGCGATTCAGGCTCTGGGCCGGCTCCCTGACCCCCGCACGGTGGGCGTGCTCATCACAGCTTACCACCAGGCGGATGGCTATCCGGAAGGCTATCTCCCTCCGACGACCGCATCCCCTCACAACTCTGCAGTAAACACTGGGACCAGCGCGGGGCGCTTGCCGACCCGTGTGGGACATGATCCGCTGTTGGCCCTCAGCGGCCCCCGTGGCTTTCCCCCAGAATGGAGCAATGCGATCCGCTGTCGGGCGCTGGAAGCTCTGGGACAGACTCAAAGTGTGGAGGCTGTCCGATTCCTCGCTGCTGTCGCAGGGGCCTATCCAGACAACGCTGTCCCGGGAGCAGATGAGCGCGATGTGCGCTTGGCCGCCATCCGGGCCTTATCCCGCTGCCGACAACCCGAAGCGGTCGAGGCGTTGTTCCAAGTGCTCAAAAACAATACGCATTCCACCGATACCGCTCTTCTCCATCGCACCCATGAAGGGCTGGTCCGGCTGACCGGGCGGGATTTGCCTCCTGATCCTCAAAGCTGGCAAGAGGTTCTGCAAGCCGGTGTGACACTCGCTCCAGAGCCGGCTTGGTGGGAGGAAGCTGCTGACAAAGTCGTTCAAGCCGTCCGCTGGCTCCGCTAA